In Streptomyces sp. NBC_01381, a genomic segment contains:
- a CDS encoding NADH-quinone oxidoreductase subunit D, which produces MSPTTETTLGIGGAAESTDMVLNIGPQHPSTHGVLRLRLVLDGERIQHAEPVIGYMHRGAEKLFEARDYRQIVMLANRHDWLSAFSNELGVVLGVERMLGMEVPERAVWMRTLLAELNRVLNHLMFLGSYPLELGGITPVFHAFREREELQNVMEEISGGRMHYMFNRVGGLKEDLPAGWPSRARAAVASVRSRMDVYDKLVLGNEIFRGRTRGVGVLSPEAVHSYGVSGPIARASGVDFDLRRDEPYLAYGELQDTLKVVTRQEGDCLARFEVLLEQTHNALALADACLDRLADLPQGPINQRLPKVLKAPEGHTYAWTENPLGINGYYLVSKGEKTPYRLKLRSASYNNIQALVELLPGQLVADMVAILGSLFFVVGDIDK; this is translated from the coding sequence ATGAGCCCCACGACGGAGACCACGCTCGGCATCGGCGGCGCCGCGGAGAGCACCGACATGGTGCTCAACATCGGCCCGCAGCACCCGTCCACGCACGGCGTGCTGCGGCTGCGTCTCGTCCTCGACGGCGAGCGGATCCAGCATGCGGAGCCGGTCATCGGCTATATGCACCGTGGTGCGGAGAAGCTCTTCGAGGCGCGTGACTACCGGCAGATCGTGATGCTGGCCAACCGGCACGACTGGCTGTCCGCGTTCTCCAACGAGCTCGGGGTCGTCCTTGGCGTGGAGCGCATGCTCGGCATGGAGGTGCCCGAGCGCGCCGTCTGGATGCGCACGCTGCTCGCCGAGCTGAACCGCGTACTCAACCACCTGATGTTCCTGGGCTCGTATCCGCTCGAACTGGGCGGTATCACCCCGGTGTTCCACGCCTTCCGGGAGCGCGAGGAGCTCCAGAACGTGATGGAGGAGATCTCCGGCGGCCGGATGCACTACATGTTCAACCGCGTAGGCGGCCTCAAGGAGGACCTGCCCGCGGGATGGCCTTCACGCGCGCGTGCCGCCGTCGCATCGGTCCGCTCCCGCATGGACGTGTACGACAAGCTGGTGCTCGGCAACGAGATCTTCCGGGGCCGCACCCGCGGTGTCGGCGTGCTGTCCCCGGAGGCGGTGCACTCCTACGGAGTGAGCGGTCCCATCGCGCGTGCCTCCGGAGTCGACTTCGACCTGCGCCGCGACGAGCCGTATCTCGCGTACGGGGAACTGCAGGACACCCTGAAGGTCGTCACGCGTCAGGAGGGCGACTGCCTGGCCCGCTTCGAGGTGCTCCTGGAGCAGACCCACAACGCGCTCGCCCTCGCGGACGCCTGCCTCGACCGGCTCGCCGACCTGCCCCAGGGGCCGATCAACCAGCGCCTCCCGAAGGTCCTCAAGGCCCCCGAGGGCCACACGTACGCGTGGACCGAGAACCCGCTCGGCATCAACGGCTACTACCTGGTCTCCAAGGGCGAGAAGACGCCCTACCGCCTCAAGCTCCGCTCGGCCTCGTACAACAACATCCAGGCGCTGGTGGAACTCCTTCCGGGCCAGCTGGTCGCCGACATGGTGGCGATCCTGGGGTCACTGTTCTTCGTGGTCGGGGACATCGACAAGTAG
- a CDS encoding SAM-dependent methyltransferase: protein MTNEVRGERRDVWRGWREATEEALYGPAGFYLRPGGPAAHFRTSVHASPLFAAAVARLLCRVDEALGHPAELAFVDLGAGRGELTAGVLAALPPEVAARTRAYAVERAARPEGLDPRVEWRDRAPAGVTGLLFANECLDNVPLDIAEVAPDGVVRRVLVRDDGTESLGAAVDGADASWLARWWPLPPEPGLRAEIGRPRDEAWAAAVATLTRGLAVAVDYAHDRAARPPFGTLTGFRAGRETVPVPDGDCDITAHVALDACALEGATLLTQRAALGALGVSGARPPLSLASTDPAAYVRALTRAGEAAELTAPGGLGDFGWLAQPVGVPLEGLLPGADPLLVDVPDHEEQ from the coding sequence GTGACGAACGAGGTCCGGGGTGAGCGGCGGGACGTGTGGCGGGGCTGGCGTGAGGCCACCGAGGAGGCGCTCTACGGCCCTGCGGGCTTCTATCTGCGCCCCGGCGGACCCGCGGCGCATTTCCGCACGTCGGTGCATGCGTCGCCGCTCTTCGCCGCGGCCGTGGCCCGTCTTCTTTGCCGCGTGGACGAGGCGCTCGGCCACCCCGCCGAGCTGGCCTTCGTGGACCTCGGCGCGGGCCGCGGCGAGCTGACCGCGGGCGTCCTGGCCGCGCTGCCCCCCGAAGTGGCGGCACGCACGCGTGCGTACGCGGTTGAGCGCGCCGCGCGCCCCGAAGGCCTCGACCCGCGTGTCGAGTGGCGGGACCGGGCGCCGGCCGGCGTCACGGGTCTGCTCTTCGCCAACGAGTGCCTTGACAACGTCCCCCTGGACATCGCCGAGGTGGCGCCGGACGGTGTCGTGCGCCGGGTCCTCGTGCGCGACGACGGCACCGAATCGCTCGGGGCCGCCGTCGACGGCGCGGACGCCTCCTGGCTCGCGCGCTGGTGGCCGCTGCCCCCGGAGCCGGGCCTGCGCGCGGAGATCGGCCGCCCGCGTGACGAGGCGTGGGCGGCGGCCGTGGCGACGCTGACGCGCGGCCTCGCCGTCGCGGTCGACTACGCGCACGACCGGGCGGCACGACCGCCGTTCGGCACCCTGACGGGCTTTCGCGCGGGCCGCGAGACGGTGCCCGTGCCGGACGGCGACTGCGACATCACCGCCCATGTGGCGTTGGACGCCTGCGCGCTGGAGGGGGCGACGCTGCTCACCCAGCGGGCGGCGCTCGGCGCGCTGGGGGTGAGCGGCGCCCGCCCGCCGCTGTCCCTCGCCTCCACCGACCCGGCCGCGTACGTACGGGCCCTCACGCGCGCGGGAGAGGCGGCGGAGCTCACCGCGCCGGGCGGACTCGGGGACTTCGGATGGCTGGCCCAGCCGGTCGGCGTACCGCTCGAAGGCCTGCTGCCTGGCGCGGACCCGCTACTTGTCGATGTCCCCGACCACGAAGAACAGTGA